In one window of Camelina sativa cultivar DH55 chromosome 15, Cs, whole genome shotgun sequence DNA:
- the LOC104746122 gene encoding protein NRDE2 homolog: MNMSNTPEDGDGASITTGGLFPIFPTSTNSVSVISSNNTQWLRNASFTTDLSVINAAAASTAPYLSEVEEDEEGDADENIGEINQPKVYNLIEEEASWESDDDDDVKRKGKKKKKKRKSGTAPDESRSKKSSVRDSDEYYSKPAKDYYLDTRPDPDNLAYGSIYRMNVPRYKLDSSQRVSGEGSLRNYLRNRRSSMLDAEIDIDSLEGRGKSDTRYWYAKHAAMERNKNFKRIRLSASREAVDSSFDDFIPLVEDEAVQESDEEDVLPKDSMMGASWEDEVLKKTREFNRMTRERPHDEKAWLAFADFQDKVSSMQSQKGVRLQTLEKKISILEKAFELNPDSEELLIALLKAYRIRDNADVLISRWEKALMQNSASYKLWREFLCVVQGEFSRFKVSEVRKMYSYAIQALSSACSKRHRQVETTSEPLDSAAIQQELVLVDMLVSLCRFEWQAGYQELATALFQAEVEFSIFCPSLLLTEQSKLRLFEHFWSSNGARVGEAGAFGWSLWLEKEEENRHKILKEESSDDNEVGGWTGWTEQVSGRNGDSVASANNVEVDVDREGLDEEMEDESSKPEDDTEAMLKLLGIDVNAVASDEVKDTSTWVKWFEEEVSRDLSQWMPTRKAGEFPRVDEMGEGEDEDQLSSVVLFEDINGFLFSLRSNEARLSLVYQFIDFFGAHMSPWTSSNSLSWSEKISSLETLPDSVLENLRSVQECLSKSDSVDSFSLGSLLSGSCDISMRTEMMKFLRNAILLCLNVFPRNHILEEAVLVAEELFVTNMKTCEVATTPCQALAKRLLKSDRQDLLLCGVYAQREAASGNMKHARRVFDMALTSICGLPKELQYNASLLSLWYAESEIANSSSRGRDTEASSRALHILCYLGSGLAYTPYTSQSSSMQILRARQGFKEKIKKIQSAWSHGVTDDQSAALVCSVALFDELTNDLTGAVEILEHMFSSVLPGRKTQSHQLELLFNYYVRMLQRHQDDLTLSQIWKPISEGLQLYPLNPELYLALVDICNHRMTSHRLRMMFDDYSRKSPSVVVWLFALSYELSKGGASHRIRGLFERAFAQDTLKNSVILWRCYIAYEIDIARNPSAARRIYFRAINACPWSKKLWLDGYRKLSSVLTVKEMSDLQEVMRDKELNIRTDIYEILLMQG; this comes from the exons ATGAATATGTCGAATACACCAGAGGACGGCGACGGAGCTTCGATAACCACAGGCGGCTTGTTCCCGATCTTCCCTACTTCTACGAACTCCGTCTCAGTTATTTCCAGTAATAATACTCAATGGCTTCGCAACGCCAGCTTCACGACGGATCTCTCCGTCATCAACGCCGCCGCGGCTTCGACGGCTCCTTACTTATCCGAggtcgaagaagatgaagaaggagatgccGATGAGAATATTGGTGAAATCAATCAGCCTAAGGTTTACAatttgattgaagaagaagcgTCCTGGGAGTctgatgacgacgacgatgtAAAGAggaaggggaagaaaaagaagaagaagcggaaGAGTGGTACTGCGCCTGATGAATCTCGTTCTAAGAAATCATCAGTTAGGGACTCTGATGAATACTATTCGAAACCTGCCAAGGATTATTACTTAGACACTCGTCCTGATCCAGATAATTTGGCTTATGGTTCTATTTACAG GATGAATGTACCTCGTTATAAACTTGACAGTTCTCAGAGAGTTTCTGGGGAAGGTTCTCTAAGGAATTATTTGCGGAATCGGCGTAGCTCTATGCTTGACGCAGAGATTGATATTGATTCTTTGGAGGGTAGAGGAAAGTCTGATACTCGATATTGGTATGCAAAACATGCTGCTATGGAACGTAACAAGAACTTCAAGCGTATTCGTTTATCTGCTTCAAGAGAAGCTGTGGATTCGTCGTTTGATGATTTCATTCCATTGGTGGAAGATGAGGCTGTTCAAGAAAGTGACGAGGAAGATGTTTTACCAAAGGACTCAATGATGGGAGCATCATGGGAGGATGAAGTGCTTAAGAAAACGCGAGAGTTTAACAGAATGACGAGGGAGCGTCCACATGATGAGAAGGCGTGGCTAGCATTTGCTGATTTTCAAGACAAGGTTTCAAGCATGCAATCTCAGAAAGGAGTTCGCCTGCAGActttagagaagaagattagtATACTTGAGAAGGCTTTTGAACTTAACCCAGATAGTGAAGAACTGTTGATTGCACTTCTCAAGGCATACCGAATCAGAGACAACGCAGATGTGTTGATCAGTAGGTGGGAAAAGGCACTTATGCAGAATTCCGCTAGCTACAAGTTATGGAGGGAGTTTCTATGTGTTGTTCAAGGGGAGTTTTCCAGATTCAAAGTATCGGAAGTGAGGAAAATGTATTCTTATGCGATCCAGGCTCTTTCTTCTGCTTGCAGCAAGCGACATAGGCAG GTGGAAACAACATCTGAACCATTGGATTCTGCTGCCATCCAGCAGGAACTCGTTCTAGTCGATATGCTAGTTAGCCTCTGCAGGTTTGAGTGGCAGGCTGGTTACCAGGAGCTGGCCACAGCGTTATTTCAAGCAGAAGTGGAATTCAGCATCTTTTGTCCATCTTTGTTGCTTACTGAACAGAGTAAATTAAGACTGTTTGAGCACTTTTGGAGCAGTAATGGTGCTAGAGTTGGAGAAGCAGGAGCTTTTGGATGGTCACTGTGGCtggagaaagaggaggaaaacaggcataaaattttgaaagaagaatCCTCTGATGACAATGAGGTAGGTGGTTGGACAGGTTGGACAGAACAGGTCTCAGGTAGAAATGGAGATAGTGTTGCTTCAGCTAACAATGTAGAGGTTGATGTTGATCGAGAGGGTCTGGATGAGGAAATGGAAGACGAAAGTAGCAAACCTGAAGATGATACTGAAGCTATGCTAAAATTATTGGGCATTGATGTCAATGCCGTGGCCAGTGATGAGGTTAAAGATACATCCACTTGGGTTAAATGGTTTGAAGAAGAGGTTTCTCGAGATCTCAGTCAATGGATGCCTACTCGGAAAGCTG GTGAATTCCCTAGAGTTGATGAAATGGGCGAGGGTGAAGATGAAGATCAGCTCTCGAGTGTTGTACTATTTGAAGATATTAATGGATTTCTATTTTCCTTACGTTCAAACGAGGCCCGCTTATCTCTGGTATACCAGTTCATTGATTTCTTCGGTGCACATATGTCCCCATGGACTTCCAGCAACAGTTTGTCATGGAGTGAGAAAATAAGTAGCCTTGAGACATTGCCAGATTCTGTGCTAGAAAACTTGAGAAGTGTACAGGAATGTTTATCGAAATCAGATAGTGTCGACAGTTTCAGCTTGGGGTCTCTTTTAAGTGGCAGCTGTGACATATCTATGCGGACTGAGATGATGAAGTTTCTCCGCAATGCCATCTTGCTTTGTCTTAATGTTTTTCCGCGAAACCACATTCTGGAGGAAGCTGTGCTTGTTGCAGAAGAGCTGTTTGtaacaaatatgaaaacatGTGAGGTAGCAACTACTCCATGCCAAGCTTTGGCCAAACGTCTCCTGAAAAGTGACCGGCAG GATCTACTACTTTGTGGAGTTTATGCACAGCGAGAAGCTGCTTCTGGAAATATGAAACATGCAAGACGAGTCTTTGACATGGCACTGACTTCAATCTGTGGCCTCCCTAAG GAATTACAGTATAACGCTTCTTTGCTATCTTTATGGTATGCTGAATCCGAAATAGCCAATAGTAGCAGCAGAGGTAGGGATACAGAAGCATCATCTCGTGCTTTGCACATTCTGTGCTACCTGGGAAGTGGTCTAGCTTACACTCCATATACTTCCCAGTCTTCAAGCATGCAAATCCTTAGAGCACGCCAAGGCTTCAaagagaagatcaagaagatacAATCAGCATGGTCTCATGGTGTCACTGATGATCAATCAGCGGCCCTTGTTTGTTCCGTAGCTCTATTTGATGAGTTAACAAATGACCTTACTGGTGCTGTTGAGATCCTGGAGCACATGTTTAGTTCTGTTCTTCCAG GAAGAAAAACTCAAAGTCATCAACTTGAGCTCTTGTTCAATTATTATGTGAGAATGCTTCAGAGACACCAGGACGATCTAACTTTGTCACAAATTTGGAAGCCCATATCAGAGGGACTGCAACTGTATCCTCTAAATCCGGAGCTTTATCTAGCTTTGGTGGACATCTGTAATCACCGTATGACATCCCACAGACTGAGAATGATGTTTGATGACTACTCCCGCAA GAGTCCATCTGTCGTTGTTTGGCTATTTGCACTTTCTTATGAGTTGAGTAAAGGAGGCGCCTCACACAGAATCCGTGGATTGTTTGAAAGGGCATTTGCACAAGATACACTAAAAAACTCGGTCATTCTATGGCGTTGCTACATAGCATATGAGATCGACATTGCACGCAATCCATCAGCAGCTAGAAGGATTTATTTCCGCGCCATAAATGCATGCCCATG GTCGAAAAAACTATGGCTGGATGGGTATAGGAAGCTTAGCTCAGTCCTTACGGTGAAAGAGATGTCAGATTTACAAGAAGTGATGCGGGACAAGGAACTAAACATTAGGACAGATATCTACGAGATTCTTCTTATGCAGGGATGA
- the LOC104746123 gene encoding glutamate decarboxylase 5-like — translation MVLATNSDSEEHLHSTFASRYVRAVVPRFKMPDNSMPKDAAYQVINDELMLDGNPRLNLASFVTTWMEPECDKLIMDSVNKNYVDMDEYPVTTELQNRCVNMIANLFHAPVGEGEAAIGCGTVGSSEAIMLAGLAFKRKWQQRRRAQGLPTDNPNIVTGANVQVCWEKFARYFEVELKEVKLREDYYVMDPAKAVEMVDENTICVAAILGSTLTGEFEDVKLLNDLLAEKNAETGWETPIHVDAASGGFIAPFLYPDLEWDFRLPWVKSINVSGHKYGLVYAGVGWVVWRTKDDLPEDLVFHINYLGADQPTFTLNFSKGSSQIIAQYYQFIRLGFEGYKNIMENCMDNARRLREGIEMTGKFHILSKDIGVPLVAFSLKDSSKHTVFEIAESLRKFGWIIPAYTMPADAQHIAVLRVVIREDFSRGLGDRLITHIIQVMKEIEGLPSRIAHIAAAAAVSGDDEVEVKTTKMSLEDITKYWKRLVEHKRNIVC, via the exons ATGGTACTCGCAACCAACTCTGACTCTGAAGAGCATTTGCATTCCACTTTTGCTTCCAGATATGTCCGTGCTGTTGTTCCCag GTTTAAGATGCCGGACAATTCAATGCCCAAAGACGCTGCTTATCAAGTGATCAATGATGAGTTGATGCTTGATGGCAATCCCAGGCTTAACCTAGCTTCCTTTGTCACCACTTGGATGGAACCTGAGTGTGACAAACTCATCATGGATTCTGTGAATAAGAACTATGTTGACATGGATGAATATCCTGTCACTACAGAGCTCCAG AACCGGTGTGTAAATATGATAGCTAACTTGTTCCATGCTCCCGTTGGAGAGGGAGAGGCTGCGATTGGGTGTGGTACTGTTGGTTCATCAGAAGCTATCATGCTTGCCGGTTTAGCTTTCAAAAGGAAATGGCAACAGAGGAGAAGAGCTCAGGGTTTACCTACTGATAATCCTAACATTGTAACTGGAGCCAATGTTCAG GTCTGCTGGGAGAAATTTGCAAGGTACTTTGAGGTAGAGCTCAAAGAGGTGAAACTAAGGGAAGACTATTACGTGATGGACCCGGCTAAAGCTGTAGAGATGGTGGATGAGAATACAATCTGCGTTGCAGCAATTCTAGGATCCACACTTACAggagagtttgaggatgtgaaGCTATTGAACGATCTCTTAGCTGAGAAAAACGCAGAGACGGGTTGGGAAACTCCTATTCACGTTGATGCAGCCAGTGGAGGATTCATTGCTCCTTTCCTCTACCCTGATCTTGAATGGGACTTTAGGCTTCCGTGGGTGAAGAGCATTAATGTCAGTGGTCATAAGTATGGACTTGTGTATGCAGGAGTTGGTTGGGTTGTCTGGAGAACTAAAGATGATTTGCCAGAGGACCTTGTCTTTCACATCAACTACTTAGGAGCTGATCAACCCACATTCACTCTTAACTTCTCAAAAG GGTCGAGTCAAATCATTGCTCAGTACTATCAGTTTATCCGGCTAGGCTTTGAG GGATACAAGAACATAATGGAAAACTGCATGGACAACGCGAGGAGGCTAAGAGAAGGAATAGAGATGACAGGGAAGTTCCACATTCTGTCTAAAGATATCGGAGTACCACTAGTGGCATTCTCTCTCAAAGACAGTAGCAAACACACGGTGTTTGAGATCGCAGAGTCTCTGAGAAAATTCGGGTGGATCATACCGGCTTACACCATGCCTGCAGATGCACAACACATTGCTGTGCTAAGAGTTGTAATCAGAGAAGACTTTAGCAGAGGCCTTGGAGATAGACTCATAACTCATATCATTCAAGTAATGAAAGAGATTGAAGGGCTTCCTAGCCGAATCGCGCATATAGCTGCCGCAGCAGCGGTTagtggtgatgatgaagttgaagtaAAGACTACAAAGATGTCGTTGGAGGATATCACTAAGTATTGGAAACGCCTTGTGGAGCACAAGAGAAATATTGTCTGTTAA
- the LOC104746121 gene encoding NAC domain-containing protein 86-like — translation MAPVGLPPGFRFHPTDEELVNYYLKRKINGQEIELDIIPEVDLYKCEPWDLAEKSFLPSRDPEWYFFGPRDRKYPNGFRTNRATRGGYWKSTGKDRRVTSQSRAIGMKKTLVYYRGRAPQGIRTDWVMHEYRLDDKDCDDPSSLQDSYALCRVFKKNGICSELESEQQLQMGQCSFTTASMEINSNNNNNYNNNEYETMSPEVGVSSSACVEEVVDDKDDSWMQFITDDAWDTSSNAAAMGHGQGVY, via the exons ATGGCTCCGGTTGGATTACCTCCAGGCTTTAGGTTCCATCCGACCGACGAAGAACTCGTAAACTATTATCTGAAAAGAAAGATCAACGGTCAAGAAATCGAGCTTGATATAATTCCCGAGGTTGATCTCTACAAATGTGAGCCATGGGACCTCGCTG AGAAATCGTTTCTACCAAGTAGAGATCCGGAATGGTATTTTTTTGGGCCACGTGACCGGAAGTATCCAAACGGGTTTAGGACGAACCGAGCAACGAGAGGTGGATATTGGAAATCAACCGGGAAAGATAGAAGAGTGACGAGTCAAAGCAGAGCTATTGGGATGAAGAAGACTTTGGTTTATTATAGAGGAAGAGCTCCTCAAGGGATCCGTACTGATTGGGTTATGCATGAGTATCGTCTCGATGATAAGGATTGTGACGATCCCTCTTCACTCCAG GACTCGTATGCATTATGTCGGGTGTTCAAGAAGAACGGAATATGTTCAGAGTTGGAATCAGAACAGCAATTACAAATGGGACAATGTAGCTTCACGACGGCGTCAATGGAGATCAATtccaataataacaataattacAATAACAACGAATACGAGACAATGTCGCCGGAAGTGGGAGTTTCATCATCTGCCTGCGTTGAAGAAGTAGTCGACGATAAAGACGATTCGTGGATGCAATTTATCACAGATGACGCATGGGACACGTCATCTAACGCCGCAGCTATGGGACATGGTCAAGGGGTTTATTGA
- the LOC104746120 gene encoding probable cyclic nucleotide-gated ion channel 20, chloroplastic gives MASRKENDDIPMLPISDSSSRTRAFTSRSRSVSLSNPSSSIDGFDNSAVVLGYTGPLRTQGRPPLVQMSGPLRTQRRPPLVQMSGPLTSTRNPEPLSLPHPSTTTTSSDVSSQLDDEFVSKHANLLKSGQLGMCNDPYCTTCPSYYNRKAAQIPHSRGSAIFDSKSHKALYDDAKGWARSFLSSATRYFPGIMNPHAKVVQSWTKFFALSCLLAIFIDPLFFFLIKVQERNKCIMIDWPVTRVFVALRSITDVIFFFNILLQFRLAYVAPESTVVGAGQLVSHPNKIAFHYLRGKFFLDLFIVMPLPQILILYIIPKHLGVSGANYAKNLLRAAVLFQYVPKLYRLLPLLAGQTPTGFIFESAWANFVINLLTFMLAGHVVGSCWYLFGLQRVNQCLRNACGSLDRECRDLIDCGNGNSSDVLARATWRNNESASACFQEDGFPYGIYAKAVILTNHSSLLTRYTYSLFWGFQQISTLAGNQVPSYFLGEVFFTMGIIGLGLLLFALLIGNMQNFLQALGKRNMEMTLRRRDVEQWMSHRRLPDGIRKRVREAERFNWAATRGVNEELLFENMPDDLQRDIRRHLFKFLKKVRIFSLMDESILDSIRERLKQRTYIGSSTVLHRGGLVEKMVFIVRGEMESIGEDGSVLPLSEGDVCGEELLTWCLERSSVTPDGTRIRMPAKGLHSNRNVRCVTNVEAFSLCVADLEDVTSLFSRFLRSHRVQGAIRYESPYWRLRAARQIQVAWRYRRRRLHRLNTPQSSYSPPSERHDVEQINKFFFLLLRINKNNTVIKNNTVSNIPHAFSCLLAIFVDPLFFFLIKVQERNKCIMIDWPMTKAFVAVKTVTDVIFFINILLQFRLAYVAPESMVAGGYYLVSHPKKIALHYFQGKLLLDLFIVMPLPQILLLWVIPQHLGANNLLGIAVFFQYVPKLYRLLPYLAGQTPTGFIESASTYFVINLLIFVLAGHAVGSFWYLFGLQRVNQCLRNACGHLDRGCQDLIYCGDGNSSDVLVRATWRDNASANACFQEDGFPYGIYLKAVNLTNHSSLFTRYSYSLFWGFQQISTLAGNQVPSYSLGEVFFTMGIIGLGLLLFALLIGNMQVFLQSLVKRNFEMTLKWRELDKWMTHKRLPEDIRERVRQAEWYNWAVTRGFNEELFLESMPEDIQRDIRRHLVVV, from the exons ATGGCTTCCCGCAAGGAGAACGATGATATCCCCATGCTTCCAATTTCAGACTCATCATCTCGTACCAGAGCTTTCACTTCCAGGAGTCGTAGTGtttctctctcaaaccctaGTTCTTCCATTGACGGATTCGACAACTCAGCTGTGGTTTTAGGCTACACGGGTCCTCTTCGAACTCAGGGACGTCCTCCTTTAGTTCAAATGAGTGGTCCTCTTCGAACTCAGAGACGTCCTCCTTTAGTTCAAATGAGTGGTCCTCTTACCTCTACTCGCAACCCTgaacctctctctcttcctcatccttctactactactacttcttcTGATGTCTCTTCTCAGCTTGACGATGAGTTCGTTTCGAAACACGCCAATCTCTTGAAATCTGGACAATTAGGGATGTGTAATGATCCTTACTGTACTACTTGTCCTTCTTATTACAACCGTAAGGCAGCTCAAATCCCTCATTCTAGAGGCTCTGCCATTTTTGATTCCAAg TCCCATAAAGCTCTGTATGATGATGCTAAAGGTTGGGCTAGGAGTTTTCTTTCCTCTGCTACTAGATACTTTCCTGGAATCATGAATCCTCATGCCAAAGTGGTTCAAAGCTGGACTAAATTCTTTGCCCTTTCATGCTTGTTAGCTATTTTTATagatcctctcttcttcttcctcattaaAGTCCAAGAG AGAAACAAATGCATTATGATTGATTGGCCAGTGACTAGAGTTTTTGTAGCTTTAAGAAGTATAACAGATGTTATATTCTTTTTCAACATTCTACTACAG TTCCGATTAGCTTATGTAGCTCCAGAGTCTACTGTGGTTGGTGCTGGCCAGTTGGTTAGTCATCCGAATAAAATTGCCTTCCATTACCTCCGAGGAAAGTTTTTCCTTGACTTGTTCATAGTGATGCCACTTCCACAG ATATTGATACTATATATAATACCAAAACACTTGGGGGTATCCGGAGCAAACTATGCTAAAAACCTTTTAAGAGCTGCAGTTCTTTTCCAATACGTTCCAAAGTTATATAGACTTTTACCTCTTCTTGCTGGACAAACACCGACCGGTTTCATATTTGAGTCAGCCTGGgccaattttgttattaatcttCTCACCTTCATGCTTGCTGGACATGTTGTTGGCTCTTGCTGGTATCTTTTTGGTCTGCAG AGAGTTAACCAATGTCTTCGAAATGCATGCGGTAGTCTTGACCGTGAATGTCGAGATCTTATAGACTGTGGTAATGGAAATAGCAGCGATGTACTAGCACGGGCTACCTGGAGAAATAATGAGAGTGCCAGTGCTTGTTTCCAAGAAGATGGTTTTCCTTATGGAATCTATGCAAAAGCAGTCATTCTTACCAATCATTCTAGTCTCCTCACAAGATATACTTACTCTCTCTTCTGGGGGTTTCAG CAAATCAGCACTCTTGCTGGTAACCAAGTCCCAAGCTACTTTCTAGGGGAGGTGTTCTTTACTATGGGTATTATTGGATTGGGACTTCTGCTTTTCGCTCTTCTTATTGGTAATATGCAAAATTTCCTTCAAGCTCTTGGTAAAAG GAATATGGAAATGACGCTAAGACGGCGTGATGTGGAGCAATGGATGAGCCATAGACGGTTGCCTGACGGTATAAGAAA GAGGGTGCGAGAAGCTGAGCGGTTCAACTGGGCTGCTACTAGAGGGGTTAACGAAGAGTTGCTCTTTGAGAATATGCCTGATGACCTTCAAAGAGATATAAGACGACATCTCTTCAAATTTCTCAAGAAG GTGAGGATATTTTCCTTGATGGATGAATCAATCTTAGATTCCATCCGTGAGAGGCTGAAACAGAGGACTTACATAGGGAGTAGCACAGTGTTGCACCGCGGAGGACTAGTTGAGAAAATGGTATTCATAGTGAGAGGTGAGATGGAGAGCATTGGAGAAGACGGTTCTGTTCTACCATTATCGGAAGGCGATGTTTGTGGTGAAGAACTCCTCACTTGGTGCCTTGAACGCTCTTCTGTAACCCCCG ATGGGACGAGGATAAGGATGCCAGCAAAAGGGTTGCATAGCAATAGAAATGTTAGGTGTGTGACAAATGTAGAAGCGTTTTCGCTGTGTGTAGCAGATCTTGAAGACGTAACGAGCTTGTTCTCGAGATTCCTAAGGAGCCATAGAGTCCAAGGAGCCATAAGGTACGAGTCTCCATATTGGAGGCTACGAGCTGCTAGGCAGATTCAAGTGGCGTGGAGATACCGTAGGAGACGGCTTCATAGATTAAACACTCCTCAGTCTAGTTACAGCC CTCCGAGTGAGAGACATGATGTTGAACAAATCAACAAA tttttttttcttctacttcggattaacaaaaataatacagtaataaaaaataatacagtTTCAAACATACCTCATGCCTTTTCATGCTTGTTAGCTATTTTTGTagatcctctcttcttcttcctcattaaAGTCCAagag CGAAACAAATGCATTATGATTGATTGGCCGATGACTAAAGCATTTGTAGCTGTTAAAACTGTAACagatgttatattttttataaacattctaCTACAG TTCCGATTAGCTTATGTAGCTCCAGAGTCTATGGTGGCTGGTGGTTACTACTTAGTTAGTCATCCGAAGAAAATTGCCCTCCATTACTTCCAAGGAAAGCTTCTCCTTGACTTGTTCATAGTGATGCCACTTCCACAg ATATTGTTATTGTGGGTAATACCACAACACTTGGGCGCGAACAACCTTTTAGGAATTGCAGTTTTTTTCCAATACGTTCCAAAGTTATATAGACTTCTACCCTATCTTGCTGGACAAACACCGACCGGCTTCATTGAGTCAGCGTCGACTTATTTTGTTATCAATCTTCTTATCTTCGTGCTTGCTGGACATGCTGTTGGCTCTTTCTGGTATCTTTTTGGTCTGCAG AGAGTTAATCAATGCCTTCGAAATGCTTGCGGTCATCTTGACCGTGGATGTCAAGATCTTATATACTGTGGTGATGGAAATAGCAGCGATGTACTAGTACGAGCTACCTGGAGAGATAACGCGAGTGCCAATGCTTGTTTCCAAGAAGATGGTTTTCCTTATGGgatctatttaaaagcagtcaATCTTACCAATCATTCTAGTCTCTTCACAAGATACAGTTACTCTCTCTTCTGGGGTTTTCAG CAAATCAGCACTCTTGCTGGAAACCAAGTCCCAAGCTACTCTTTAGGGGAGGTCTTCTTTACTATGGGTATCATCGGACTAGGACTTTTGCTTTTCGCGCTTCTTATTGGTAATATGCAAGTTTTCCTTCAATCTCTCGTGAAAAG GAATTTTGAAATGACGCTAAAATGGCGTGAGTTGGATAAATGGATGACCCATAAACGGTTGCCAGAAGATATAAGAGA GAGGGTGCGACAGGCTGAGTGGTATAACTGGGCTGTTACCAGAGGCTTTAACGAAGAATTGTTCCTTGAGAGTATGCCTGAAGACATTCAAAGAGATATAAGACGACACCTTGTTGTAGTTTGA
- the LOC104746124 gene encoding putative 3,4-dihydroxy-2-butanone kinase, translating to MVFAAKKFINNPNDVVTEFIEGLVETYHGLQYLDGFPEVKVVIRADVSAEKYDKVAVISGGGSGHEPAHAGYVGEGMLTAAICGDVFASPPVDSILAGIRAVTGTEGCLLIVKNYTGDRLNFGLAAEQAKSEGYKVETVIVGEDCALPPPRGIAGRRGLAGTVLVHKVAGAAAEAGLSLEKVAAEAKCASEIVGTMGVALSVCTLPGQVTSDRLGEEKMELGLGIHGEPGAAVVDVQPVDVVVSHVLQQILNPETNYVPITRGNRVVLMVNGLGGTPLMELMIAAGKAVPKLQLEFGLAVDRVYTGFFMTSLDMAGFSISIMKADQSILDRLDAPTKAPNWPVGTDGNRPPAKIHVPVPPSRSIAESHNRPQELSKEGRILEAAIQAAATVIISLKDSLNEWDAKVGDGDCGSTMYRGATAILEDMKKYYPLNDAAETVNEIGSSIKRAMGGTSGIIYHLLCKAAYAELKANAQSEVTAKHWSEALKSSITSVSKYGGATAGYRTMLDALIPASQVLEEKLSAGEDPISAFILSAEAATAGAESTIQMQAQAGRSSYVSAEILATVPDPGAMAAAGWYSAAARAVKEQCQSSS from the exons ATGGTTTTCGCGGCCAAGAAATTCATCAACAACCCCAACG ATGTTGTAACTGAGTTCATTGAGGGTCTCGTTGAAACTTATCATGGACTTCAGTATTTGGATGGTTTCCCTGAGGTTAAGGTGGTTATACGAGCTGATGTCTCGGCTGAAAAGTACGACAAGGTTGCCGTTATATCAG GTGGAGGCAGTGGGCATGAGCCTGCACATGCTGGTTACGTTGGAGAAGGTATGCTCACAGCGGCTATCTGCGGAGATGTCTTTGCCTCCCCACCAGTTGATTCCATCCTTGCT GGAATTCGAGCTGTAACTGGTACTGAGGGATGTTTGTTGATTGTCAAG AATTATACTGGTGATCGCTTGAACTTTGGTTTGGCTGCTGAGCAAGCAAAATCTGAAGGTTACAAAGTTGAG ACGGTAATTGTTGGAGAGGATTGTGCATTACCCCCTCCACGTGGTATCGCTGGACGCAGAGGGTTAGCAGGAACAGTTCTTGTTCATAAG GTTGCGGGTGCAGCAGCAGAGGCTGGTCTTTCTCTAGAAAAAGTTGCGGCTGAGGCAAAATGTGCATCAGAGATAGTTGGTACCATGGGTGTTGCATTATCCGTCTGCACGCTTCCTGGACAGGTTACATCAGATCGTCTTGGCGAAGAAAAGATGGAACTCGGGCTTGGAATT CATGGAGAACCAGGTGCTGCTGTGGTTGACGTTCAACCTGTGGATGTGGTGGTTTCCCATGTTCTTCAGCAGATACTTAATCCT GAGACCAATTATGTTCCAATTACTCGTGGTAATAGAGTGGTTCTCATGGTTAATGG TTTGGGAGGCACCCCTTTAATGGAACTTATGATTGCTGCTGGAAAAGCAGTCCCTAAACTGCAGTTGGAATTTGGACTTGCCGTTGATAGGGTGTATACAGGCTTTTTTATGACTTCTCTTGATATGGCAG GATTCTCGATTTCAATCATGAAGGCTGACCAGTCGATTTTAGACCGATTAGATGCTCCAACCAAGGCTCCAAATTGGCCTGTGGGAACTGATG GCAACCGGCCACCAGCGAAGATTCATGTTCCTGTTCCTCCTTCTCGATCAATAGCCGAG TCTCATAACCGACCTCAAGAGCTGAGTAAAGAAGGTCGAATCCTTGAGGCAGCCATTCAAGCAGCAGCAACTGTGATCATCAGTCTAAAGGATAGTCTGAATGAATGGGATGCAAAAGTAGGCGATGGTGACTGTGGGTCGACA ATGTACAGGGGAGCAACGGCTATTCTGGAGGACATGAAAAAGTA TTATCCACTGAATGATGCTGCAGAAACAGTGAATGAGATTGGTTCATCAATCAAAAGAGCCATGGGGGGGACAAGCGGAATAAT TTACCATCTCCTCTGCAAGGCAGCATACGCGGAGCTAAAAGCTAACGCTCAGTCAGAAGTCACTGCCAAACACT GGTCTGAAGCACTCAAGTCATCTATTACTTCAGTCAGCAAATATGGTGGAGCAACTGCAGGCTACCGAACAATGCTAGATGCTCTCATTCCGGCTTCACAAGTTCTTGAGGAG AAGCTGAGCGCAGGAGAGGATCCAATATCGGCTTTCATTCTGTCTGCTGAAGCAGCAACTGCAGGAGCGGAATCAACCATACAGATGCAAGCACAG GCTGGGAGATCAAGCTATGTATCTGCGGAGATTCTTGCAACGGTTCCAGATCCAGGTGCAATGGCTGCAGCAGGATGGTACAGTGCCGCAGCAAGAGCCGTGAAGGAGCAGTGTCAAAGCTCATCATGA